Proteins from a genomic interval of Cydia amplana chromosome 8, ilCydAmpl1.1, whole genome shotgun sequence:
- the LOC134650178 gene encoding rho GTPase-activating protein 100F isoform X1 — protein sequence MQWRKLTRLKSSPGGQSRARRMLCCGRRKENGRAAPDLTASPGRAPPGPPQPPRANHAPPCVLQPDFRKVSGVSNEIFRQIEMVENDHDATTAAALEAVERRGEMIVRILEIRQVGRNNIEAAKKFFSLQDARHIVQLVEIVKRPGQTLGLYIREGDGGTRTDGVFISRIALESAVYNSGCLKVGDEILAVNLVDVRRMSLDDVVIIMSIPRRLLLCTRQRKGKSGPGSPSLPRPEHKPPPVVVLKRDCRDDDDRDRDRDRVDGLYSQSYSHGTLRSAVGPGGGVRPVGDGREERSRLQLGALSPDSNALDLYYNSRPPSDHSTWSYRPPPPVITEQPKSAATHFVPYERSYPNTLESLAEKVHSYYPSDSGSSRFNPRVPRSGSEQQLPRAETHSDFGRHSLLRSSLKASAATGASSLSRYNQRYGVGMGASGLPGSGVTGSGLTSSGYGGHGLPSGLSTTGLSGLTGSSLVGSGLTSSGLGGGLTGSGLGTLGGTYGTTGLGLPSYSTKFGTSRRNRSLDYSSDTEATAPTRTPYYSGLSGYRSSTLGRDISSKFNSLPRDVRNTGQRLGLSRRAGSILQDEPEPLSSRLDLRSSRGRLTSSSSVFTSDEYRAWLSRAPSTSALYETLRPRLPTHYSAENIHDALKNMESGSRFGSSLGLANRRVERPRHLPARSLSSQQLGPTAGGSPSARRVRQLLELGSRFNCPNPSPVPTPGSRHHRHLDINPNEFLKYKVEKPGSGGLSASMTGLSRLSGGVSGMLWVHLLAGRNLRPAPTGSSPGSPPSGPLAPAQPPVAPRDLYCVLECDRVHKARTVVRTGELQFDWDESFELELVDNRQLDVLVYSWDPQHRHKLCYRGAVTLPDLLTRSPNHQLAIKMEPRGTLYVRVRHTEPHELFRRRPAAPRLSPPPLFGAELDSVVAREVRPAHAPPVPLIVRRCVEEIERRGLDIIGLYRLCGSANKKRILRESFERNARGVELAPDSVPDINVITGLLKDYLRELPQPLFSRCLYQMTLDALGVCLPDDREGNARLMASIVECLPRAARATLVFLLDHLALVVAAQDRNKMSPQHLAVALAPPLMLHSQPPTDLDYQRPIHVLQCLLQIWPAPKRSVRRGEPATGLRGNRVSASQAASLILPQGRVPPSVSPYRPQAAASAASPPPALSARPGPDRSPPAHVLSSVRAGQYRPQSPLRGPLPAPPRSRQVTVSSPGSPSSSSGSHSPADTIKHGGSVSSILRQPDRAASPRASPRHSPRASPRDSPRTSTPRDGTPRESTPRDLTPRDLTPGSRDSPRFAIPGTSAGLAVTLNSGGGGGALSPRYCSATNPFLQQYDAEEEAEAWRATDIFSPPSSTHT from the exons GATGCCCGCCACATAGTCCAACTAGTGGAAATCGTGAAGCGGCCAGGCCAGACCCTGGGTCTGTACATAAGAGAAGGCGACGGAGGCACGCGGACGGACGGCGTGTTCATATCGCGGATAGCTCTCGAGTCGGCCGTGTACAACAGCGGCTGTCTCAAGGTCGGGGACGAGATCCTCGCGGTCAACCTCGTCGATGTGAGGCGGATGTCGTTGGACGATGTGGTCATTATCATGTCGATACCGAGGCGGTTGCTGCTCTGTACGAGGCAGAGGAAAG GTAAATCAGGGCCAGGCTCACCGTCCCTGCCTCGTCCAGAGCACAAGCCGCCGCCGGTGGTCGTCCTCAAGCGGGACTGCCGGGATGATGACGACAGGGACCGAGACCGGGATCGAGTCGATGGACTTTACTCGCA GTCCTACAGCCACGGCACGTTGCGCTCGGCAGTGGGTCCGGGCGGTGGCGTGAGGCCGGTGGGTGACGGGCGCGAGGAGCGTAGTCGACTGCAATTGGGCGCGCTATCACCGGACTCCAATGCACTGGACTTGTACTACAATTCACGACCGCCTTCTGATCACTCGACGTGGAG CTATCGGCCGCCACCACCAGTAATCACGGAACAACCCAAGTCAGCTGCGACGCATTTCGTGCCGTACGAGCGGTCATATCCAAACACCTTGGAAAGTCTCGCTGAGAAGGTGCATTCGTACTATCCATCTGATAGTGGAAg TTCACGATTTAATCCACGAGTTCCAAGATCTGGATCAGAACAACAGTTGCCTAGAGCCGAAACTCACTCTGATTTTGGTCGGCATTCCTTGCTAAGGTCTAGCTTAAAGGCTTCTGCCGCTACTGGTG CTTCAAGTTTATCAAGATATAATCAAAGATATGGAGTTGGAATGGGAGCATCAGGATTACCAGGCAGTGGCGTGACCGGCAGTGGTTTAACTAGCTCCGGTTATGGCGGCCATGGGCTTCCCTCTGGTCTGTCCACCACTGGTCTTAGTGGGTTAACCGGGTCAAGCCTAGTAGGGTCTGGCCTAACGAGTTCCGGCCTTGGTGGAGGCTTGACGGGATCCGGTCTGGGCACCCTAGGAGGGACTTATGGAACGACTGGCTTAGGACTACCGTCGTATAGCACGAAGTTTGGAACGAGCAGAAGGAATAGGAGTTTGGATTATTCGTCGGACACAGAAGCGACCGCTCCTACTAGAACGCCATATTACTCTGGATTAAGTGGATATCGGAGCAGCACGCTGGGAAGAGATATTAGTTCGAAGTTCAATTCACTACCAAGGGACGTCAGGAACACGGGTCAGAG GTTAGGGCTATCGAGGCGCGCAGGAAGCATACTTCAAGATGAACCAGAACCATTGTCTTCACGTTTAGATCTGCGTTCTTCCAGAG GTCGTTTAACATCTTCGTCGTCAGTGTTCACGTCGGACGAGTACCGCGCGTGGCTGTCGCGCGCGCCCTCAACCAGCGCGCTCTACGAGACGCTGCGCCCGCGCCTGCCCACGCACTACTCCGCTGAGAACATACACGACGCGCTCAAGAAT ATGGAAAGCGGCAGTCGTTTCGGGTCTTCCCTTGGCTTGGCGAACCGGCGCGTTGAGCGGCCGCGGCACCTGCCCGCGCGCTCGCTCTCGTCCCAGCAGCTCGGGCCGACGGCTGGCGGCTCTCCGTCTGCGCGCCGCGTGCGGCAGCTGTTAGAGCTGGGCTCCAGGTTCAACTGCCCGAACCCCAGCCCTGTGCCGACGCCCGGTTCGAGACATCATCGCCATCTAGATATAAATCCCAATG AGTTCCTAAAATACAAAGTGGAGAAGCCAGGCTCGGGTGGCCTGTCGGCTTCCATGACCGGCCTGTCTCGCCTGTCGGGCGGCGTGTCGGGCATGCTGTGGGTGCACCTGCTGGCCGGCCGGAACCTGCGGCCGGCGCCCACGGGCTCGTCGCCCGGCTCGCCGCCGTCGGGGCCGCTGGCACCCGCGCAGCCGCCCGTGGCGCCTAGGGACCTGTATTGCGTGCTTGAGTGTGATCGGGTGCATAAAGCGAGGACAGTG GTCCGTACAGGGGAGCTTCAGTTCGACTGGGACGAATCCTTCGAGCTGGAGTTAGTGGACAACCGGCAGTTGGACGTGCTGGTGTACTCGTGGGACCCGCAGCATCGGCACAAGCTGTGCTATCGCGGCGCCGTGACGCTGCCCGACCTGTTGACGAGGTCGCCTAATCATCAGTTGGCCATTAAG ATGGAGCCCCGCGGCACGCTATACGTACGCGTCCGTCACACGGAACCTCACGAGCTGTTCCGACGacggcccgccgcgccgcgcctctCGCCTCCCCCACTGTTCGGGGCTGAGCTTGACTCGGTGGTGGCGCGGGAGGTGCGGCCGGCGCACGCGCCGCCAGTGCCTCTCATCGTGCGACGTTGCGTTGAGGAGATTGAGCGGAGAGGGTTGGATATCATAG GCCTGTATCGATTATGCGGTTCAGCCAACAAGAAGCGCATTCTCCGCGAATCGTTCGAGAGGAACGCGCGCGGAGTAGAGTTGGCACCAGACTCGGTGCCCGACATCAACGTCATCACGGGCCTGCTCAAGGACTACCTGCGGGAGCTGCCGCAGCCGCTGTTCAGCCGGTGTTTGTACCAGATGACGCTTGATGCGCTAG GTGTATGTCTTCCGGATGATCGAGAAGGCAACGCCCGTCTGATGGCCTCGATAGTAGAATGcctgccccgcgccgcgcgcgccacCCTGGTCTTCCTACTCGACCACTTGGCGTTAGTCGTGGCAGCTCAAGACCGGAATAAAATGTCGCCCCAGCATTTAGCGGTGGCCTTAGCGCCCCCATTAATGCTGCACTCTCAACCGCCTACGGATCTGGACTACCAGAGACCGATTCATGTCCTACAATGTCTTCTTCAAATATGGCCTGCGCCTAAACGTTCAG TTCGGCGCGGCGAGCCAGCAACCGGGCTGCGTGGAAACAGAGTCAGTGCGTCGCAAGCGGCCTCACTCATCCTCCCACAAG GCCGAGTTCCGCCCTCAGTCAGTCCATATCGGCCTCAAGCGGCAGCATCAGCAGCATCTCCGCCGCCAGCTCTCTCGGCTCGGCCCGGGCCCGACCGCTCGCCGCCCGCACAT GTTCTCTCATCAGTCAGGGCCGGCCAATATCGTCCGCAGTCGCCTCTCCGCGGGCCTCTGCCCGCTCCGCCTCGCTCCCGTCAGGTGACAGTCTCCTCTCCCGGTTCGCCCAGCAGTAGCTCCGGCAGCCACAGCCCGGCGGACACAATTAAACACGGTGGCTCCGTGTCCTCAATCTTACGGCAACCTGACAGAGCCGCCTCTCCGAGAGCCTCCCCGAGGCACTCGCCCCGGGCGTCTCCTCGGGATTCACCTCGGACGAGTACGCCCAGGGATGGCACGCCTAGAGAAAGTACTCCGCGGGATTTGACCCCGCGGGATCTAACGCCGGGCTCCCGGGACTCGCCGCGGTTCGCCATCCCGGGCACGTCGGCGGGGCTAGCTGTGACCCTGAACTcgggcggtggcggcggcgcgctGAGCCCGCGGTACTGCAGCGCCACCAACCCGTTCCTGCAGCAGTACGACGCAGAGGAGGAGGCGGAGGCGTGGCGCGCCACCGACATCTTCTCCCCTCCCTCATCCACGCACACATAG
- the LOC134650178 gene encoding rho GTPase-activating protein 100F isoform X2 — MQWRKLTRLKSSPGGQSRARRMLCCGRRKENGRAAPDLTASPGRAPPGPPQPPRANHAPPCVLQPDFRKVSGVSNEIFRQIEMVENDHDATTAAALEAVERRGEMIVRILEIRQVGRNNIEAAKKFFSLQDARHIVQLVEIVKRPGQTLGLYIREGDGGTRTDGVFISRIALESAVYNSGCLKVGDEILAVNLVDVRRMSLDDVVIIMSIPRRLLLCTRQRKGKSGPGSPSLPRPEHKPPPVVVLKRDCRDDDDRDRDRDRVDGLYSQSYSHGTLRSAVGPGGGVRPVGDGREERSRLQLGALSPDSNALDLYYNSRPPSDHSTWSYRPPPPVITEQPKSAATHFVPYERSYPNTLESLAEKVHSYYPSDSGSSRFNPRVPRSGSEQQLPRAETHSDFGRHSLLRSSLKASAATGASSLSRYNQRYGVGMGASGLPGSGVTGSGLTSSGYGGHGLPSGLSTTGLSGLTGSSLVGSGLTSSGLGGGLTGSGLGTLGGTYGTTGLGLPSYSTKFGTSRRNRSLDYSSDTEATAPTRTPYYSGLSGYRSSTLGRDISSKFNSLPRDVRNTGQRLGLSRRAGSILQDEPEPLSSRLDLRSSRVFTSDEYRAWLSRAPSTSALYETLRPRLPTHYSAENIHDALKNMESGSRFGSSLGLANRRVERPRHLPARSLSSQQLGPTAGGSPSARRVRQLLELGSRFNCPNPSPVPTPGSRHHRHLDINPNEFLKYKVEKPGSGGLSASMTGLSRLSGGVSGMLWVHLLAGRNLRPAPTGSSPGSPPSGPLAPAQPPVAPRDLYCVLECDRVHKARTVVRTGELQFDWDESFELELVDNRQLDVLVYSWDPQHRHKLCYRGAVTLPDLLTRSPNHQLAIKMEPRGTLYVRVRHTEPHELFRRRPAAPRLSPPPLFGAELDSVVAREVRPAHAPPVPLIVRRCVEEIERRGLDIIGLYRLCGSANKKRILRESFERNARGVELAPDSVPDINVITGLLKDYLRELPQPLFSRCLYQMTLDALGVCLPDDREGNARLMASIVECLPRAARATLVFLLDHLALVVAAQDRNKMSPQHLAVALAPPLMLHSQPPTDLDYQRPIHVLQCLLQIWPAPKRSVRRGEPATGLRGNRVSASQAASLILPQGRVPPSVSPYRPQAAASAASPPPALSARPGPDRSPPAHVLSSVRAGQYRPQSPLRGPLPAPPRSRQVTVSSPGSPSSSSGSHSPADTIKHGGSVSSILRQPDRAASPRASPRHSPRASPRDSPRTSTPRDGTPRESTPRDLTPRDLTPGSRDSPRFAIPGTSAGLAVTLNSGGGGGALSPRYCSATNPFLQQYDAEEEAEAWRATDIFSPPSSTHT; from the exons GATGCCCGCCACATAGTCCAACTAGTGGAAATCGTGAAGCGGCCAGGCCAGACCCTGGGTCTGTACATAAGAGAAGGCGACGGAGGCACGCGGACGGACGGCGTGTTCATATCGCGGATAGCTCTCGAGTCGGCCGTGTACAACAGCGGCTGTCTCAAGGTCGGGGACGAGATCCTCGCGGTCAACCTCGTCGATGTGAGGCGGATGTCGTTGGACGATGTGGTCATTATCATGTCGATACCGAGGCGGTTGCTGCTCTGTACGAGGCAGAGGAAAG GTAAATCAGGGCCAGGCTCACCGTCCCTGCCTCGTCCAGAGCACAAGCCGCCGCCGGTGGTCGTCCTCAAGCGGGACTGCCGGGATGATGACGACAGGGACCGAGACCGGGATCGAGTCGATGGACTTTACTCGCA GTCCTACAGCCACGGCACGTTGCGCTCGGCAGTGGGTCCGGGCGGTGGCGTGAGGCCGGTGGGTGACGGGCGCGAGGAGCGTAGTCGACTGCAATTGGGCGCGCTATCACCGGACTCCAATGCACTGGACTTGTACTACAATTCACGACCGCCTTCTGATCACTCGACGTGGAG CTATCGGCCGCCACCACCAGTAATCACGGAACAACCCAAGTCAGCTGCGACGCATTTCGTGCCGTACGAGCGGTCATATCCAAACACCTTGGAAAGTCTCGCTGAGAAGGTGCATTCGTACTATCCATCTGATAGTGGAAg TTCACGATTTAATCCACGAGTTCCAAGATCTGGATCAGAACAACAGTTGCCTAGAGCCGAAACTCACTCTGATTTTGGTCGGCATTCCTTGCTAAGGTCTAGCTTAAAGGCTTCTGCCGCTACTGGTG CTTCAAGTTTATCAAGATATAATCAAAGATATGGAGTTGGAATGGGAGCATCAGGATTACCAGGCAGTGGCGTGACCGGCAGTGGTTTAACTAGCTCCGGTTATGGCGGCCATGGGCTTCCCTCTGGTCTGTCCACCACTGGTCTTAGTGGGTTAACCGGGTCAAGCCTAGTAGGGTCTGGCCTAACGAGTTCCGGCCTTGGTGGAGGCTTGACGGGATCCGGTCTGGGCACCCTAGGAGGGACTTATGGAACGACTGGCTTAGGACTACCGTCGTATAGCACGAAGTTTGGAACGAGCAGAAGGAATAGGAGTTTGGATTATTCGTCGGACACAGAAGCGACCGCTCCTACTAGAACGCCATATTACTCTGGATTAAGTGGATATCGGAGCAGCACGCTGGGAAGAGATATTAGTTCGAAGTTCAATTCACTACCAAGGGACGTCAGGAACACGGGTCAGAG GTTAGGGCTATCGAGGCGCGCAGGAAGCATACTTCAAGATGAACCAGAACCATTGTCTTCACGTTTAGATCTGCGTTCTTCCAGAG TGTTCACGTCGGACGAGTACCGCGCGTGGCTGTCGCGCGCGCCCTCAACCAGCGCGCTCTACGAGACGCTGCGCCCGCGCCTGCCCACGCACTACTCCGCTGAGAACATACACGACGCGCTCAAGAAT ATGGAAAGCGGCAGTCGTTTCGGGTCTTCCCTTGGCTTGGCGAACCGGCGCGTTGAGCGGCCGCGGCACCTGCCCGCGCGCTCGCTCTCGTCCCAGCAGCTCGGGCCGACGGCTGGCGGCTCTCCGTCTGCGCGCCGCGTGCGGCAGCTGTTAGAGCTGGGCTCCAGGTTCAACTGCCCGAACCCCAGCCCTGTGCCGACGCCCGGTTCGAGACATCATCGCCATCTAGATATAAATCCCAATG AGTTCCTAAAATACAAAGTGGAGAAGCCAGGCTCGGGTGGCCTGTCGGCTTCCATGACCGGCCTGTCTCGCCTGTCGGGCGGCGTGTCGGGCATGCTGTGGGTGCACCTGCTGGCCGGCCGGAACCTGCGGCCGGCGCCCACGGGCTCGTCGCCCGGCTCGCCGCCGTCGGGGCCGCTGGCACCCGCGCAGCCGCCCGTGGCGCCTAGGGACCTGTATTGCGTGCTTGAGTGTGATCGGGTGCATAAAGCGAGGACAGTG GTCCGTACAGGGGAGCTTCAGTTCGACTGGGACGAATCCTTCGAGCTGGAGTTAGTGGACAACCGGCAGTTGGACGTGCTGGTGTACTCGTGGGACCCGCAGCATCGGCACAAGCTGTGCTATCGCGGCGCCGTGACGCTGCCCGACCTGTTGACGAGGTCGCCTAATCATCAGTTGGCCATTAAG ATGGAGCCCCGCGGCACGCTATACGTACGCGTCCGTCACACGGAACCTCACGAGCTGTTCCGACGacggcccgccgcgccgcgcctctCGCCTCCCCCACTGTTCGGGGCTGAGCTTGACTCGGTGGTGGCGCGGGAGGTGCGGCCGGCGCACGCGCCGCCAGTGCCTCTCATCGTGCGACGTTGCGTTGAGGAGATTGAGCGGAGAGGGTTGGATATCATAG GCCTGTATCGATTATGCGGTTCAGCCAACAAGAAGCGCATTCTCCGCGAATCGTTCGAGAGGAACGCGCGCGGAGTAGAGTTGGCACCAGACTCGGTGCCCGACATCAACGTCATCACGGGCCTGCTCAAGGACTACCTGCGGGAGCTGCCGCAGCCGCTGTTCAGCCGGTGTTTGTACCAGATGACGCTTGATGCGCTAG GTGTATGTCTTCCGGATGATCGAGAAGGCAACGCCCGTCTGATGGCCTCGATAGTAGAATGcctgccccgcgccgcgcgcgccacCCTGGTCTTCCTACTCGACCACTTGGCGTTAGTCGTGGCAGCTCAAGACCGGAATAAAATGTCGCCCCAGCATTTAGCGGTGGCCTTAGCGCCCCCATTAATGCTGCACTCTCAACCGCCTACGGATCTGGACTACCAGAGACCGATTCATGTCCTACAATGTCTTCTTCAAATATGGCCTGCGCCTAAACGTTCAG TTCGGCGCGGCGAGCCAGCAACCGGGCTGCGTGGAAACAGAGTCAGTGCGTCGCAAGCGGCCTCACTCATCCTCCCACAAG GCCGAGTTCCGCCCTCAGTCAGTCCATATCGGCCTCAAGCGGCAGCATCAGCAGCATCTCCGCCGCCAGCTCTCTCGGCTCGGCCCGGGCCCGACCGCTCGCCGCCCGCACAT GTTCTCTCATCAGTCAGGGCCGGCCAATATCGTCCGCAGTCGCCTCTCCGCGGGCCTCTGCCCGCTCCGCCTCGCTCCCGTCAGGTGACAGTCTCCTCTCCCGGTTCGCCCAGCAGTAGCTCCGGCAGCCACAGCCCGGCGGACACAATTAAACACGGTGGCTCCGTGTCCTCAATCTTACGGCAACCTGACAGAGCCGCCTCTCCGAGAGCCTCCCCGAGGCACTCGCCCCGGGCGTCTCCTCGGGATTCACCTCGGACGAGTACGCCCAGGGATGGCACGCCTAGAGAAAGTACTCCGCGGGATTTGACCCCGCGGGATCTAACGCCGGGCTCCCGGGACTCGCCGCGGTTCGCCATCCCGGGCACGTCGGCGGGGCTAGCTGTGACCCTGAACTcgggcggtggcggcggcgcgctGAGCCCGCGGTACTGCAGCGCCACCAACCCGTTCCTGCAGCAGTACGACGCAGAGGAGGAGGCGGAGGCGTGGCGCGCCACCGACATCTTCTCCCCTCCCTCATCCACGCACACATAG